Proteins from a single region of Ziziphus jujuba cultivar Dongzao chromosome 1, ASM3175591v1:
- the LOC107411294 gene encoding uncharacterized protein LOC107411294, producing the protein MGLIVFYSHSVFRFPGFSVITKQWKLGNPMFSLRDVPSSFQRTDTQLTLSCIGADENRRGIPPKRSSASRRTKKKEENKKSPVDKKLNSSNQEEIIALFRRIQSSISKEEPTNAEEIHSNNSAESILKVLRRSKKQAKGKATNKEEGKVLTKRRGVPKKEPGIQRNPPVTDFKLTRPPSKFVKISPIPSLTAPRGKSIELSSEALPITNGTETDLLKPEEMKLPELKKLAKSRGIRGYSKLKKSELVNLLRS; encoded by the exons ATGGGTCTGATTGTTTTTTATTCTCATTCTGTGTTTCGCTTTCCTGGTTTCTCCGTTATCACCAAGCAGTGGAAGTTAGGAAACCCCATGTTTTCTCTAAGAG ATGTACCTTCATCCTTTCAACGGACGGACACTCAGTTAACTCTTTCATGCATAGGAGCCGATGAAAATAGAAGAGGCATTCCTCCAAAAAGAAGTTCTGCttcaagaagaacaaaaaagaaggaagaaaataagaaatcacctgttgataaaaaattaaactcatCTAACCAGGAAGAGATAATCGCGCTATTCAGACGGATACAATCTTCAATTTCAAAGGAAGAACCTACGAATGCTGAGGAGATACATTCTAATAACTCTGCCGAATCAATTCTAAAGGTTCTTCGCAGatcaaagaagcaagcaaaag GAAAAGCTACGAACAAGGAAGAGGGTAAGGTGTTAACAAAGAGAAGAGGTGTGCCTAAGAAAGAGCCGGGAATACAGCGTAATCCACCAGTTACGGACTTCAAGTTAACTCGGCCACCATCTAAATTTGTGAAGATATCCCCAATTCCATCTCTAACAGCCCCAAGAGGAAAGTCTATTGAGCTGAGCAGTGAAGCATTGCCAATCACAAATGGAACGGAGACAGATTTGCTAAAACCAGAGGAGATGAAACTTCCTGAACTAAAAAAGTTAGCCAAGTCAAGAGGAATCAGAGGATACTCAAAACTGAAGAAGAGCGAGCTCGTGAATTTGTTGAGATCCTAG